GGATGAAGCTGACCAGAATGCATGTGTCGACGCCGAACCGCCACCACTTCCACCGCCGCTTGAGCAGCCCccgagcaacgccttcaggaaggagcaCGCCACCTTGGTGTCGTCGTTGCTTGGAACAGGGGGGTCTGAGATTTTCACCTGAGCTCCTGGGAGGGGTAGAAGAAAGGAGTTCCTCTCCGAAGCCTCCAACGAGGAAAGCAACACCCAAAGGCACTGCCATCGGAGTGGCCGCCACGCCGGCCAAGAGATTCCCCCGGAACCCTTCCAGCCACCGGGTCTGCAAGGCCAGCACCCATGaacggtggccgaagccaccaagGGCCGGATCCGATACAGATCGGAGTAGATCGGGGTCGAGGACGAACATCACCATGGCCACCAACATCCAGCGAAGAACCGTCGCCGCAGCCGAAGCCCACCACCGCCCCGCCATCCACATGGCCAGGGAAGTGGCCCACCtgcccacgccggcgccgcccgctgAAGCTACGCCGCGTACCACCAGCCAGGGCCGCCGCCATGGATCCGAGGCTCCCCACGAGGGGCGAGCCCGACCAGCGCGAGCGccagtcccgccgccgccgccgacgaacgCCGACGACGAGCGCCAGATCCCGCCGACGGGCGCCGCCATCACGCAGCCCGCCTCGTGCAGCCCTCCATGCCAGCCACCGTGGCAGCCCAGCGTCGCAGCGTCCCGCACAACGCCGCGTTCCGGCCAGGGTAAATCGCCCCACGGCGATCCCGCCTCGCGAGAAGGAGAgaaagccccgccgccgcccatgcCGGGCGGGCTTCGCCCGCCGACacgccctggcggcggcgaggggagggatggGGAGAGGGTCGCGgttcggcggcggctagggtttcctcccCTGCCGCCCGTGGGAGCGCCAGAGGAGGGATGACTTCGCGGATAAATTTTTGCTGTTTCTGGGCCTCCTCAGGTTATTTATTTTGCAATGAGAAATTAACAGTTGGGAACTCACCGAGGAGCCAGTGGCAATGAGCAAGGTCTCATAGGTGAAGGTTGCTCCAGCTGCACTGGTCAATGTCTTGGAGGCAAGATCAGCCTTGACAATTTCGGTGCTCAGGATCAGCTCAATGCCTGCAGACAGACACTTGCTCAGAAGTGCAAAAATCTTACAGAGAACACACTAGATGCTCTTTTCTGGTGCCTAAGCTGTCAGATAATAGTCAGATAATAGTAACATAAACTCGAGACATGCTGTTCTGTTGGTGTTGGTCAATCCGATGCGTTGGTTCACTAAAATGGATGGCCCATATATCTTAGATGTACCGTAAAAGGTCTCTAAAGTAACATAAACTCCAAGAAAACTCCTCAGTTATGTTTTGACTAATCATCACGTAGTTTGCTCTGGTTAATCTTAAAGAATGGGTAACCAACCACTCTCCGCAATGGGGACAGGACATATTCCTCACCTTTTTCCGTGTACCATTCGGGCAAGAGCTTCTCCCCGCCGCCCCCGACGCAGGTGTGGAATCCTGGAAGCCTGGCGGCATCTGCTTGCACGGAAGGAAGACACGTTTAGAGTGGAGCGACAAGCGCTGCGGCGGGTAACAAAAATNNNNNNNNNNNNNNNNNNNNNNNNNNNNNNNNNNNNNNNNNNNNNNNNNNNNNNNNNNNNNNNNNNNNNNNNNNNNNNNNNNNNNNNNNNNNNNNNNNNNNNNNNNNNNNNNNNNNNNNNNNNNNNNNNNNNNNNNNNNNNNNNNNNNNNNNNNNNNNNNNNNNNNNNNNNNNNNNNNNNNNNNNNNNNNNNNNNNNNNNNNNNNNTTCTTACTCTGGGGAAAGAGGTAGCCCTTGCTGAGCGCAGGGCGCTCATACGGAGCCACCTGAAAACGCAAACACAAGAGCAACAACAACATCAGGTTGACCGTTAGACAGGGTCGGTCCCAAATTTCTTTTTGTGTTTTGGGGTAGAAGAAATGGTTGGATTTGGGAAGAGGTCATGCGGCGGGCGGGAAGGTAGAGCGACGTACGGACTCCTTGGAGATGATGGCGAGCTCCCCGGGCTGGACGCCCTGCTTGCCGAACTCCCTCGCGGCGTATCCCTGTCATGTCACACAAAACAGAGACAAGCGTGAGAATCCAACCAAAACATGCATTCCACAGAGACGACAGGAAGCAGAGACTCGGAGGGAGGAGAGTACGGACCGCCGCGACGCCGCCGCCGAGGATGACGTACTTGAAGTGCTTCTCCGACGCCATCTCCCCGACAGATCGATGGATGCAGCGCAGCAGCGAATTGCGAGGAAGAAACGGAAGGgcggaggagaggggaggaggagaggaaggtgggagGAAAACGCGGCCGTTCGCTGGCTTTTTATTCCCTCACCTCCGTTGGCCGCTTACGTTTCCGCTGCTTTTGGCGCGGGCCGTGTCCTGTCCGCGTGGCCGACCCAGGGTTGACCCAATGGGGTCACTATTTCCTCGGTGGCGGCTAACTAGCCTTTCCCCACCGGAATGAAGAACAGGGAtgagaaagaaaaaaacagaatgGAATGCAAACCTAAGAGCTGAAGTAAGATTCACTGTCATATGGGCCTCCTACCGAGTCCAGGTTCACGGGTGGCATTATTATACCGATAGAAAAGGAACACACACACCGACGGCTAACCGAAGGACAGATTCCACCTTCCTGTCCGTCCACACTTGGTCAGCCACCATCAATTCAGCCGTCAACCTCGGTCGACCTGGTGCCGGCGAGATTTgatgttttgaacttttttgaaagTTTAGCCGAATCTGATCCCatattgatttttttttaaatatgatcATTTTTTCTACCGTCATAGTTCTCGGCGGCATGGTATAACATGCTACCGCCACGGTTTGTGACGGTAGAGTTTAACTACGCCGTCGTAACGTGAAAAATACCCTACCGTCAAAGTTTCTGGCGATAGGCTATTATACCCTACCACCAGTGTCCTTGACGGTAGGATCTGCACCCCGCACCCCACGTTATCAGCCACTGCCATTCCTTGTCGCGCTCATTCAATGGTGCATTCAGTGCCTATCCTTTGTAAGTATTTGTACTTATGTGGCTACGGGCATGCATGCTATGATGATAGACGTACTACAATGTTTCCTCATAGCTGCTCGGTTGGCTTGGGAGTAACGATTAATCGGTGAATCGGCTTATTAACTGGATTAATCGGTGGATCATTAATTGATAGATTAAATAAAAACTTGTCAACATATATCTAGTTTTTTTATGTATTATACCATACTCTCATGCTCTCAACTATGTAATATACCAAAatatactacctccgtttcagtttacaagtcctacgtgtATACCTagattgccaattttatcaccttaatataaactatataacacaaaaattatacagtttgaaaatagaacatctgaaatttatattgatatatattttgtaatatatgacttgtattaggttggtcaaattgatgacCTAGGGACACGCGCAcgtcctgtaaactgagagaggtAGTACTACTATTTGGTCAAACCCTAGTTATTGAGGAGGGATTACGGGGCAAAATTTTAGGGTTTCTTTGCCCACAAGTTAATGGGTAATCGGCCTAACAAGTTAACACGATGAATATGTGCTATTTGACTCGGCCAGCTTGTGAATACGATTAACTGACCTGAATTCTTGAACAATGGAAATGAGAAAGAGTAGATTGAGAAATGGGTAGTAGTACATCTGTGTGATGGAATCTGGCGCATGATTAGATAAATGGGTAGTAGTACATCTGTGCGATGGAATCTGGCGCATGATTAGATTAGTGGCGACATCAGGCAGTGCAGGACAGGCAGTCTACTCTGTTTTCCGCGGCGCAGTGCATACGCGGACCCTACCGCCAATACTTTCGTAAAAGGGCCGGTGACCAATGCATCGGCAAGCAACAATCCTCACGTTAAGCAATATATAAATACAATAAATGGAATTTATTACTATCAAATATTTTCCATTGACCATTCTCATCAAGTTACAAGCTTAACCCGTGAAAAAATTGGGAACATCTGTTAGCTTTCCCCTACTAACGTTGGGAGATAATTCTGTCGACAGAGAAAAATGTTATGGTTTGCTTTTGATCCATGCTTCTCGTTCAAAGGCTCACTGTTGCTTTCGTACCGCAGACATTACCCAAGACACAAGTTGCATTGGTCCTGCTCCCTCTGCTGAAGAAGGCCAAACTCCAAGCACCACAGCAGAAAACAACACCTCTCCTGGGAGAATTGAGGAGAGCCCATTTATCGTAAAACAGGTCAGCAAATCATCATAAGGCCCGTGATGTAGCAACCCTGCACAAGGTATGTGACATGAGAACGATGGCAATGAATGATGGAGCCAAACATTGATGAAAAGAAATCCACCAAAAGGAAGAGGAAACTAATTATGACAAATCAAACGCACCCTCCCTGCATCTATGGCATGGTATACTATTAATTGCAAAAACAATTGAAAATAGGGGACAAAATCTAGCCCATCAAAACAGATTGATTTACTAATCACTTTCAATCATGCAGCCGAGCCTCAGAAACTGTGCATCTTGTTCCTCAAGACAGTGACATGCTTTTAGTTTGAACCAAAACCACGTCACTTATTTTGGAGtgaaatagcataaaactaccacttttcgcGTTAGGGTACCGAAAAACTACCAAAAATTTGTTTGAGACTGATACCTACCAGAATCGGTGTCGGCTGTTTCAAAAATCCCAAATCGCCGAGTGCTTATCAATTGAACATGATTATGACAGTTGGGGCCTGCACGTAAGATAACCGTTTCTTTGACTGTTTGTTTGACAGTTAACCTACCTGTGGAGCCTATGTGTGAGTTTCTCTTCCtcactcaaataaaaataaaattcttcAATCCctcaattttttttagaatttagaAATATGCCCTCATTTTTACAGAATAACTCCTATTTTTTAAAGCAATCAGGTCCCTGCAAATATTTTCTAagaaaaagcaatcaggtccctacAAATATTTTAAGTAAGCAATTGGGTCCTTGTAATTTATTTGAAAAAGCAATCGGAGATCATGAGGATCCAGCCGGTCTGGACTTCACCTGCCTCGCctatggccgccgccgccactgctccTCCCTGCCGctagctgctcctcctcctccctgccgCTAGCTGCTGCGCTCCTTGCCGCTACTACCTACTGCTCCTTGCCGCCACCGCCGTCGTTGCTCCTTGCCAGTGATGTCCCGCGTCCAGCACCGTTCAGCCTCCCCGTTGTCCCGTGTCCCTCGCTGGTGGGAGCTCCGCCGCTGTGCGTGTGCCATCTCTCCTCCCCATCTTCTCATTTCCCTTTCTCTAAGCTCTCTTGTCCCGCAGGAACACCGAGCCGCCATGGCGCCCCAAGCTCCAGATCAAGCAGTGCATGCCCACCTCTCCTACTGCAGCGTGCCGCTGCGCGCGGCCGCGTTGCCCTGCTTGCCTGCTCGTTGCATCGCCGGAGTGGGTGGCTTTCTCCCATTTTTTACAGGGCGGCGGCAGTGCTCAAGACAGATCAGGGGAGAAGAGGGAGAGAAGAAAGAGAGGTAGGAGacaactgacatgtgggccacacatgTAAGTTAACAGTCAAACAAACAGTCAAATAAATGGTTATCTTACATGCGGGCCCTAACTGTCATAATCACGATCAATTGATAAGCACTCAGTGATTTGGGTTTTATGAAACAGCCGACGCCGATTCTGGTAGGTATCAGTAACAAACAAATTtttggtagttttttggaaccctaacacgaaaagtggtagttttatgctattcactccttattttgggacggagggagtattagataaACAGACCGTTAATACAGGAACATATTTTCAAACGTGGACAAGTTTGCCCCCAGATGTACAACAAGGCAACTTGAAAATTAAGTCCAGAACAGACCAAATTCGTGAAGTGAGTGGTGATGTTAAAGGAAAAAAAGGCGAGAGAACCACTGACCAATTGATTAAACAGGAGCTTATGTCTTGGGAACTGTAACATTCAAGATCTTCACATCCTGATATGGCTTGTCATTCTTGTCCGTCTTGACCTTCTCAATTTGCTTTAAACACAAAATGAAATGTTAAGAAGACAATAAAGGAAATGAAAAGACAACGTTCAGGCACTAAAAGGGAATATGCAAAAGTTTGATACCTGAACAACATCCATCCCTTTCACAACTCTACCAAACACTGTATGTTTGTTATCTAGCCATGGAGTAGCCACAGTGGTGATAAAGAATTGAGAACCATTAGTATTTGGTCCCGCGTTAGCCATTGAAAGTGTAAATGGCCTGTCATGTCTCAAGCTGCAATATGACCAATAAAGTTGACACTGTAAGCCTAAGGGATAGATCATCCATAAAAGGTCTCTTAAACAACAAGGCAGTGCATACGTCAAAACTGTATTTAGTCGACCATAAATATATTGTTTTTTTAACACCATAAATAGTTTTTCCCTGAGTAATAAATTTACCATATAATCGACTAATGTACATTGAGAAGGGAAAAAAAAGACTCATTTGTGCAAACAAGAAAAATGTGTCATATAGCTAAAATACCTTTTGTGGAATTCATCTTCAAACTCCCTGCCCCAGATTGATTGCCCACCAGTACCATCCCCCAAAGGATCCCCAGTCTGGACCATGAATCCTTTAATTACGCGATGAAATATGAGATTATCATAATAACCATTTCGGCAGTGAGTAGTGAAATTTTCCACAGTTTTTGGACACTCTTCTGGATATAGTCTCAAGTGAATATCACCCATTGAAGTATGAAACACCTGAAATAGATAAAGAATTTAACAGATTCAGGCAATGCAAAATGACAGATAGATACTGATTTCACATACAATCCGGATATTAATGGCATTCACCAAAGGAGTAACAGCCACATCTAAATGTTGAGAAAACATACCAAATTGTCAGGTAGTGATGTTGTAGCAGTCTTCCCTAATTCTGATACAGACAAAAGTTCTTCTGGTGGGGGTTTTTCATTGAAAACATCCCTACCCTTAGTGGCATCTTCAGGCTCTTCAGGTTCTCTACGACTGTACAGTAATAAGGACGAAAAAGGATGTTAAACTTCCAAGAAATAACATATATGAACAAAGTTCAGAAGAGCCTTCCAGGAAGTTTAAAACCAGCCAATTAAATATTCTCCTGAAATGCTTGAACTGGCATACCTAAAGGTATATATTCGGTGTTTCTTGAAGGCACAACATAACAGAGTAGGGTCTGACAAAGGCTCCTTCGTGTCATTGACATTAGCAGCTATTGAAGGGATTTTCCTAACCTTCTTGTTGCCTTTGTCGCCTTGGTATAGAGCAATTCTCAGAAACCTCTCATTGTTCTCTACCTTCCCCAGGATACGGGGAACCTTATTTGTGTGCAAATTTACAACCTGCATATATATGATGTTTAGAAGTCTTACAGAAAGATGTTTCACTTAGTAGCTGGTGTAAGATGCCAGACAGAAGTACACATTGTCATTATTCATATATGAGATCAGCGACTAGGAGCAGAACATGATTATTATGTGTGATAAAAGGTCAATGGCTCACCATGAGCAAATATATGTATAAATGTTTTGTCAGATTCTTTAACATCAATGATAAATTTCCTTGAGAATTGTAACCAGAATGTAAAAGTAACTACACAACAAAAATGGACTGGTAATATCGAAGTACATAAGACCTctcccaatgcattggtgctaaagtgaggtgctaagtgcattaaaatgcttagcAACTAATGTCCCCAATGCATCGGTGCTTAGGTTTTGTAGCTAAGCCTCCTCTATCTAATTGTTTAGTAATAAAACTCCTTCATGTATTGGTTGATAGTCTTTTTGTCTAGATCCACGTGCTTAGCATTGGTTCTTATTGGGGTCACCATAATGGTCTCTCTCCTCTTTAAATGCTTTGCCGCATCATATTTTTGCCTATGTGGCacccttagcacctgtacaccgtGGAGCGCTGGGAAGGGCCTAAAGAACCAaatgtaagggcatgtacaatggtgctatcttaggagtgacacgtaggataaatgatgaggtggaggagagagaactcataagaaaaggcttgtcttctcttatttaagagaagacaataTATGATCCCTTAGCACAATATgttgtctcaccatgtttttaggaatagctagttattgaagataaggctaagagacgACCCATTGTAGACAtccttttttgtcatctctaaattacatgcaagacttaagataagactgtcttatcaaccattgtacatgccctaaagaAAACAATGGAAAAGGAAGGAACGAAGGCATACCTTTATGCCCAAAAGGGTGGCATAAATAAGGAAGTTGCAGCTCTCATCGAATACAGCATTAGGTTGAGGAACATTTTCTGTCTTTTCTATTTCCTTCTCGACAGCCATTCTTCTCCCAAAATCAATAGCATCAAGATGATACAACGGAACATCACTTTTCTGAAGATCTTGTGCCACCTACAAGCAACAATATTCAGTCCAAAATTACAAACCGAACATATATACTTGTGATGTGCAAGCATTGGACAGAGGAAGTATCTTACCTCAAGGGACTCATCATACACGCGTCTTAACTTACCAGTTTTGAACCAAAATACCCTTATCCTGCGGTCAGGGGACGTGACCACAAATTGAGTGCCATCGTTGCTCACCTGGGAAAGACCAGCTCATTAAGTAGAGCTATTCCAGTCATAATTACAATAATAACAGTGATTGTCGTTTCTAAAAAGTATCAGATTTGATAATGCACTAGACCTATGTAGTTCTTTTTTTCAAAACGATTGACATCATTTTTGGCCCATTATATTATATTAAGGTATCTATGAAGTGATCTAGCCAACTAGATGTGATAGGGTGGATATATCTTACAAATTCAGGTGTCTCTATCATTGAAGTGGTATGCTGGTAGAAAGAAAGAATGCACAATGTGTGGCAGTCTGTGTTATTGTTTGGGAGTATAAATTTATTCTGCTGCAAAGCATTCGAAGTCCTTGTTGTGCAATTGTATGCCTAACTAAGTAATGAAGAAGCAGTATACGCTAATCACACAAGGATCACATAAAAAGGTACCTCAATGGCAGACACACTAGTCTTGCATTTTGCAAGTTCAAATAGATTTGTATCTGTTTTTAAACGAAAATTCACCCTGCGAAAAGCAGATAGCAATGTCAAGCATTGATAAGTCAATGGGTTAATGCATTTATCAATGTATAATATAAGTATCGTGAAAGTAGACCTCATAGCACTATAGCAGTTGAAGGTATAGATATTAAAATACTAATCCAACCAGAAACACCTAGGCGTGCAGAACAAGATTTAAAGTTGGAAAATTATAAATATGTTATCCCTTCAACTCAAGCATCTTTACTTGACGTACAAATATTTAATAAGAACTTACACATTCGACCATATACTACTGTTACACTGTTCAGTTGCCAGTTTTCAGCAGAAGTTGGTATTTATCGCTTCAACAGTTCAACTCATGCATCTCTACTTAGCATACCAATACCTAATTAGAACTTGCAGGGTTCAACCATATACTATATGTTACATTGTTTCAGTTGCCAAGTTTTCACCAAAAGTACTAGAAAGTGGAAGTATGTACTCAGACTCAAGTTTGCAATTGTTCTGCAAAGTGTTCTGGCAAAGTAAAAATCAGAAGAAACATGATGCTGAAAATAACTCCAAGAAGCCAGAACATACGCATCCTCTGGAAACTTAAGGGTAGATGGAGACCAATACTCCAAGAGTCCTTTGGCATCAGCAGATATCACAACATCCTGGGCATGGTTATACTTCATAACTTTTACAGGGCCAGCATGAATCTGCAGTGAGAGAAGCTCAGTAAGTACAAATCCTTTAGTTACTTGAATTCACAAAGAAACATAGAAGGCAACAACAAAAAATACCTCTTTGGAGATGATGGGATCATTTGAACCAGAATGAGTGTCATATATGTGAACATAAGATGTATTCCGGTCACTAACAGCAAGTTTCGGTTTAACATCACCCTGCCGATAAACCCACTCAATCGCCCCAGGGACAAACGGGAGGCGCATCATGAACATCATGTCATAGTTTACAACATCATATATCTTGACAGACCGGTCGTTAGAGATCGTGCAGCAAAGTAAGCCATCAACACTGACCTGCATTACTGGATCACGCTATAATTGCAATTCTTTGTACTATGGCAAGTGAGTGCAATCAATAgtgctccctccgatccaaaataagtgtcgccgTCTTGAACTAGTTTTGAACTGgggttagttcaaaactgcaacactttttACGGATCGGAGGTAGTAGCAACTAACAAGCTAAATGTACTATGCGGCATCATAATATCTGAACTGAACAAGTGAACATAAGAACGTGTGCACTCACAGCTAAGCCTTCGATAGGACTGAGATGAGACCGAAAATGTTTAGCAAATTCGATTCCACTGGGCTTCTTCTTCCAGAATTTCAGATGTCCTTTGGAGAATAGAAAACATGAAACAGAATCAGCCAACTTTTCCCAGAAGCCGAAGGAAACTGATAGGTGCATGGATCTAAAGTGTCGATTCATCCACTACCAGAAAACACTACTGCGCACAAAACAGGTCACGGTGTGCAAGAAATTACCATCTGCGCTCCCGGTAATGAAGAAGTCAGCGGGGGAAACGGCGACGTGCGTGACGACGTCCCTATGCATATAACTCTTCTCGTACCTGCAGAAGGCAACCGCCGCCACAGTTAGCCACTGCTCCACGAAGCAGACACAAGCGCCTCACAAATCCTATGGCACTaaacggcgaggaggaggagacgcacatggcggcggaggggagggCGTCGAGGAAAGCCTGCTCGAACTGGAGCGGGCGCTTCTGCCGCTGCCGCGCCGGCGCGGGGCCCGGACCGATCAACTCTTccccctcctcctgctgctgcaCCACGGCAGGGGCGGCAGTCGCGGCATTGCCGTGCTCTTGCTCACGCTCTGTGCCTCCGTCCGCCGTCGCGCTCGTTACGGTGGAGTTGGCGGTGGACTCGCTCGTCGTCGCCATGTAGAACTCGAGCCTTCTCTTCACTAGGGTTCCGGGGATTTGGGGGTGTCCGCGCTCGGGGCCTCGAGAAGGTAGGGCGAAATATTACGGGGTTTACTAGCATAGGTCCAGTACTACAGTTTCGTACGGCCCAAACTGGCCTAATACGAAAACCCCGAGTTTGATTTTCCTTTCTTTCCTTTTTGACATCATtgattttcctttcttttttctttttgccgGAAAGAgaatatatctatctatctatctacttcTACTACCTATTTACTCTCTCCGTCTCATAATGCACTAACGTTTTTCGACTacattacgggacggagggagtacttatctaCTTACCCATATAAAAAATCACCACAGAAAGGGACATGGACTATATGCTCCGGAGCTCAAATGCATCCTGATGAACAGTAAAATTAAAAAAATTAGTAAACAAATTCAAAGAAATCTAAAAAATTGATgataaactttgacaaatgttttgtatgcttgaaaaAATTTAGCACGAAATGACATTTATGAAAGttgtggcaaaaaaacaaaatcgatgctccaaaaatgCTAGTTTTGAAAATATTTTGGAGTACTGTTTTTTTCACGACTTCCACAAATGTGATTTCGTGCTGATGCAAGCATACAAAACATTTGTCATACCACAAAAATAGAATCTTTTGAATTTTTTAACATTTTTTCGATTTTATTGTTCATCCGGGTGCATTTGAGCTCGAAATCATAATAGGACTTTCGCACGGAAGGCAGGCACTTTACATCTTATATATGTCTAATCAAAGGATGTGACGATCAAAATCCTCTTGAGGTTTAGCATCAAGCCATCAATCATGGTTTGATGTACGGTTAAGCCACTAATCCCACAACCCTAATCTTCCATACACCTTCATCCTCAGAAAAAAATCCCACAACTCCCCACGCACCCCACCTGCCTCCTCTAGCGTCGGTCCTCCGCGCATCCGCATTCGTCACGAGGTATGTCGCTGTCGGATGAACGATGCCACGAGAGGCGGCAATTCGTATGATGAGCATCGGATGCGAGCGAGCCTCCAGTCGGGCAAGAGGGGAGCGATTGTCCCGTGCTCCTTTGGGGAAGATGAGCAGCGCCACGAGCGGCTGCTTCCACTGATGGCGGCTCCCCTCCATAGCATCCATGAGCAGTGGTGGCAGGCATCATGGTGCTGATCTGGCCACTCCTAGACTTGCTTTCGTCGGATCCAGCCCTCTCTCCACCCCTCTTGCCACTGCACTCTCTCTACCCCAGGTGGTTATGTCAGGTTTCACCTCCGCCACCCCCAGTTCCCCCCTCTACTTCCACACCCCCAGGTGGTTAAGaacaaggttatcaatccagtagcagaaccacgcaacaccttattggtagcacctgcacacaaacaacaaatcatTGCAAGCCAACaggaacaaggggttgtcaatccctcggcggttacat
The sequence above is drawn from the Triticum aestivum cultivar Chinese Spring chromosome 7A, IWGSC CS RefSeq v2.1, whole genome shotgun sequence genome and encodes:
- the LOC123152702 gene encoding peptidyl-prolyl cis-trans isomerase CYP71 gives rise to the protein MATTSESTANSTVTSATADGGTEREQEHGNAATAAPAVVQQQEEGEELIGPGPAPARQRQKRPLQFEQAFLDALPSAAMYEKSYMHRDVVTHVAVSPADFFITGSADGHLKFWKKKPSGIEFAKHFRSHLSPIEGLAVSVDGLLCCTISNDRSVKIYDVVNYDMMFMMRLPFVPGAIEWVYRQGDVKPKLAVSDRNTSYVHIYDTHSGSNDPIISKEIHAGPVKVMKYNHAQDVVISADAKGLLEYWSPSTLKFPEDAVNFRLKTDTNLFELAKCKTSVSAIEVSNDGTQFVVTSPDRRIRVFWFKTGKLRRVYDESLEVAQDLQKSDVPLYHLDAIDFGRRMAVEKEIEKTENVPQPNAVFDESCNFLIYATLLGIKVVNLHTNKVPRILGKVENNERFLRIALYQGDKGNKKVRKIPSIAANVNDTKEPLSDPTLLCCAFKKHRIYTFSRREPEEPEDATKGRDVFNEKPPPEELLSVSELGKTATTSLPDNLVFHTSMGDIHLRLYPEECPKTVENFTTHCRNGYYDNLIFHRVIKGFMVQTGDPLGDGTGGQSIWGREFEDEFHKSLRHDRPFTLSMANAGPNTNGSQFFITTVATPWLDNKHTVFGRVVKGMDVVQQIEKVKTDKNDKPYQDVKILNVTVPKT